One genomic segment of Streptomyces sp. RKND-216 includes these proteins:
- a CDS encoding polyprenol monophosphomannose synthase — translation MTHGGQRSYGPPGDVLVIIPTYNEADNIAPVVERVREAVPAAHVLVADDNSPDGTGKLADELAASDDHVHVLHRRGKEGLGAAYLAGFHWGLERGYGVLVEMDADGSHQPEELPRLLHALKGADLVLGSRWVPGGRVVNWPRSREFLSRGGSLYSRALLDVPIRDVTGGYRAFRAETLRGLTMDAVASQGYCFQVDLAHRAVRAGYHVVEVPITFVERERGDSKMSRDIVAEALWRVTAWGVEGRVKRALGRRHT, via the coding sequence GTGACACACGGCGGACAGCGGAGCTACGGCCCCCCGGGGGACGTCCTCGTGATCATTCCCACCTACAACGAGGCCGACAACATCGCGCCCGTGGTGGAACGTGTCCGTGAGGCTGTGCCCGCGGCGCACGTACTGGTCGCCGACGACAACAGCCCCGACGGCACCGGCAAGCTCGCGGACGAACTCGCCGCCTCCGACGACCACGTGCACGTGCTGCACCGGCGCGGCAAGGAGGGGCTCGGAGCGGCCTACCTCGCCGGATTCCACTGGGGTCTGGAACGCGGCTACGGCGTGCTGGTCGAGATGGACGCCGACGGCTCCCACCAGCCCGAGGAACTGCCGCGCCTGCTGCACGCCCTCAAGGGAGCGGACCTGGTCCTCGGATCCCGCTGGGTGCCCGGCGGACGCGTCGTCAACTGGCCCCGCTCCCGGGAGTTCCTCTCCCGCGGCGGCAGCCTCTACTCCCGTGCCCTGCTGGACGTCCCGATCCGGGACGTCACCGGCGGCTACCGCGCGTTCCGTGCCGAGACGCTGCGCGGCCTGACCATGGACGCCGTTGCCTCCCAGGGGTACTGCTTCCAGGTCGACCTCGCCCACCGCGCCGTCCGCGCCGGCTACCACGTCGTCGAGGTGCCCATCACCTTCGTCGAGCGCGAACGCGGCGACTCCAAGATGAGCCGCGACATCGTCGCCGAGGCGCTGTGGCGCGTCACCGCCTGGGGCGTCGAGGGCAGGGTGAAGCGCGCACTCGGCCGCAGGCACACTTGA
- a CDS encoding RNA polymerase-binding protein RbpA, whose product MSERALRGTRLVVTSYETDRGIDLAPRQAVEYACQNGHRFEMPFSVEAEIPPEWECKVCGAQALLVDGDGPEEKKGKPARTHWDMLMERRTREELEEVLAERLAVLRSGTMNIAVHPRDSKRKSA is encoded by the coding sequence ATGAGTGAGCGAGCTCTTCGCGGCACGCGACTCGTGGTGACCAGCTACGAGACGGACCGCGGTATCGACCTGGCACCGCGCCAGGCCGTGGAGTACGCATGCCAGAACGGCCATCGTTTCGAGATGCCGTTCTCGGTTGAGGCCGAGATCCCGCCGGAGTGGGAGTGCAAGGTGTGCGGAGCACAGGCACTCCTGGTCGACGGTGACGGGCCGGAGGAGAAGAAGGGCAAGCCGGCGCGTACGCACTGGGACATGCTCATGGAGCGCCGCACGCGCGAGGAGCTGGAGGAGGTGCTGGCCGAACGGCTGGCCGTGCTGCGCTCCGGCACCATGAACATCGCCGTGCATCCGCGCGACAGCAAGCGCAAGTCCGCCTGA
- a CDS encoding HIT domain-containing protein — protein sequence MGDSPVVGGSVASPGCVFCRVVAGHAPAHRVLEDATAVAFLDTRPLFHGHVLVVPRRHAETLTDLTEDELGPFFARVRRTTAAVEDALGAAGTFVAANNRVSQSVPHFHVHVVPRNRKDGLRGFFWPRTRYADEAEAENVAARLRAALAAADG from the coding sequence ATGGGTGATTCACCGGTCGTCGGCGGGAGCGTCGCCTCACCCGGCTGCGTCTTCTGCCGTGTCGTCGCGGGTCACGCGCCCGCCCACCGCGTGCTCGAGGACGCCACCGCCGTCGCGTTCCTCGACACCCGCCCCCTGTTCCACGGCCACGTCCTGGTGGTCCCGCGCCGGCACGCGGAGACCCTCACCGACCTCACCGAGGACGAACTCGGTCCGTTCTTCGCCCGTGTCCGCCGCACCACGGCCGCCGTCGAGGACGCGCTCGGCGCGGCCGGCACCTTCGTCGCCGCCAACAACCGCGTCAGCCAGTCCGTGCCCCACTTCCACGTCCATGTCGTCCCCCGGAACCGCAAGGACGGCCTGCGAGGTTTCTTCTGGCCCCGTACCCGGTACGCGGACGAGGCGGAAGCGGAGAACGTGGCGGCCCGGCTCCGCGCGGCGCTCGCCGCCGCAGACGGCTGA
- a CDS encoding MFS transporter has translation MDAVAERAAEGGAAERRREQRGWYFYDWANSVFSTSVLTVFLGPYLTEVAKAAADPEGFVHPLGVPVRAGSFFAYSVSASVLLSVLVMPVAAALADRTGRKKPILGFFAYLGAGATTGMFFLSGDRYLLGGALLILANVAFGAAVVVYHAFLPQIALPHERDKVSSRGWAFGYAAGALVLVANLAVFLGHDSLGVDEGTAVRICLASAGLWWGLFTLVPLRRLRERPVAGAGGGRRISLGGGGRQLLATVRDLRRYPLTLLFLGAYLLYNDGVQTVITQASVFGAEELGMEQTTLITAVLLVQVLAVAGALLMGRLAQRYGAKRTILGSLVAWTATVGAGWFLPAGAPVWFFALAAAIGLVLGGSQALSRSLFAQLIPKGKEAEYFALYEISDRGTSWLGPLLFGLTYQLTGSYRDAIISLVVFFVLGFVLLARVPVARAAAAVGNPEPDRI, from the coding sequence ATGGACGCGGTCGCGGAGCGGGCGGCGGAGGGCGGTGCGGCCGAGCGCCGCCGGGAGCAGCGGGGCTGGTACTTCTACGACTGGGCGAACTCGGTCTTCTCCACCAGCGTGCTCACGGTGTTCCTCGGCCCGTACCTGACCGAGGTGGCGAAGGCCGCTGCGGACCCCGAGGGCTTCGTGCACCCGCTGGGTGTTCCGGTGCGTGCGGGCTCCTTCTTCGCCTACTCGGTGTCGGCGTCGGTACTGCTGTCGGTGCTGGTGATGCCGGTGGCCGCCGCGCTGGCGGACCGCACGGGGAGGAAGAAGCCGATCCTGGGCTTCTTCGCCTACCTGGGAGCGGGCGCGACCACGGGGATGTTCTTCCTGTCCGGCGACAGGTATCTGCTGGGCGGGGCGCTGTTGATCCTCGCGAACGTCGCGTTCGGTGCGGCGGTGGTGGTCTATCACGCGTTCCTGCCGCAGATCGCGCTGCCGCACGAACGGGACAAGGTGTCCTCGCGCGGCTGGGCGTTCGGCTACGCCGCAGGGGCACTGGTCCTGGTGGCGAACCTGGCCGTCTTCCTGGGGCACGACTCGCTGGGCGTGGACGAGGGAACGGCGGTGCGGATCTGCCTCGCCTCGGCCGGCCTGTGGTGGGGGCTGTTCACACTGGTGCCGCTGCGCCGGCTGCGGGAACGGCCGGTGGCGGGTGCGGGGGGCGGTCGCCGGATCTCCTTGGGCGGCGGCGGACGGCAGCTGCTGGCGACGGTGCGGGACCTGCGGCGGTACCCGCTCACCCTGCTCTTCCTCGGGGCCTATCTGCTCTACAACGACGGGGTGCAGACAGTGATCACCCAGGCGTCGGTGTTCGGGGCGGAGGAGCTCGGTATGGAGCAGACGACGCTGATCACCGCCGTGCTGCTGGTGCAGGTGCTCGCCGTGGCCGGGGCGCTGCTGATGGGCCGCCTGGCCCAGCGGTACGGCGCCAAGCGGACGATCCTGGGGTCACTGGTGGCGTGGACGGCCACCGTGGGGGCGGGCTGGTTCCTGCCCGCCGGGGCGCCGGTGTGGTTCTTCGCGCTGGCGGCGGCGATCGGCCTGGTGCTCGGGGGCAGCCAGGCACTGTCGCGTTCGCTGTTCGCCCAGCTGATACCGAAGGGCAAGGAGGCGGAGTACTTCGCCCTGTACGAGATCAGCGACCGGGGCACCAGCTGGCTCGGTCCGCTGCTCTTCGGGCTGACGTACCAGCTGACCGGCAGCTACCGGGACGCGATCATCTCGCTGGTGGTCTTCTTCGTGCTGGGCTTCGTCCTGCTGGCACGGGTGCCGGTGGCACGGGCGGCGGCCGCCGTGGGCAACCCGGAACCGGACCGGATTTAG
- the lnt gene encoding apolipoprotein N-acyltransferase yields the protein MRRAGALVRREALRTAAALLAGLALALAFPPYDLWPLSLVAVGALAVLTHRRTARQGAWTGLVLGMAFFVGLLKWLNVIGWDAVLGLSFLQALFLAALGAGLAFTSRLPAWPLWAGCLWVAEEWARDRLPFGGFPWGRLAFANTGSPYTPLAALGGAPLVTFAVALTGTLLAAAALGAWRLRRTAAPVRAAEPADRAPVPDAAQAGPRRRSALQTAAACALAAVVTAAGYAVPVPTKVADTVDIAVVQGDVQQPGMDFLGRPMLILDNHVEATLKLADRIDKGEVDRPDLVIWPENASDLDPHKHRAAHDRIDEAADAIGAPILVGALVDHPTEEGYVENQGIVWDPRTGPGASYTKQHPVPFGEYVPFRDVLSTVITRLQRVPRDFWPGDRTGVLQVGPARLGDVICFEIAYDEIVRDTVNDGARALVVQTNNATYGRTGQPEQQLAMSKLRAVEHGRAIVTAATSGISAIVAPDGTVEQRTEEFTQDVLLAELPLRDDITLADRVGAAPEWALAIVGLLSCAWALVLRRRTRGTARLAEGRQQ from the coding sequence ATGCGACGCGCCGGCGCCCTTGTCCGGCGCGAGGCCCTCCGCACGGCGGCCGCGCTGCTCGCCGGCCTCGCCCTGGCCCTGGCCTTCCCGCCGTACGACCTGTGGCCGCTCTCCCTGGTCGCCGTCGGCGCCCTCGCCGTCCTCACCCACCGCCGTACGGCCCGCCAGGGCGCCTGGACCGGACTGGTCCTCGGCATGGCCTTCTTCGTCGGCCTGCTGAAGTGGCTGAACGTCATCGGCTGGGACGCCGTCCTCGGGCTGTCCTTCCTCCAGGCGCTCTTCCTCGCCGCGCTCGGCGCCGGCCTCGCCTTCACCTCCCGCCTCCCCGCCTGGCCCCTGTGGGCGGGCTGCCTGTGGGTGGCGGAGGAATGGGCCCGCGACCGGCTGCCCTTCGGCGGTTTCCCCTGGGGCCGTCTCGCCTTCGCCAACACCGGCTCGCCCTACACGCCGCTGGCCGCGCTCGGGGGAGCCCCACTCGTCACGTTCGCGGTCGCGCTGACCGGCACCCTTCTCGCCGCTGCCGCCCTCGGAGCCTGGCGCCTGCGCCGCACCGCCGCCCCCGTACGCGCCGCCGAACCGGCAGACCGAGCCCCCGTACCGGACGCCGCACAGGCCGGCCCCCGCCGCCGCTCCGCCCTCCAGACCGCCGCCGCGTGCGCGCTCGCGGCGGTCGTCACCGCCGCCGGCTACGCCGTCCCGGTCCCCACCAAGGTCGCCGACACCGTCGACATCGCCGTGGTCCAGGGCGACGTCCAGCAGCCCGGCATGGACTTCCTCGGCCGCCCCATGCTCATCCTCGACAACCACGTCGAGGCCACCCTGAAGCTCGCCGACCGCATCGACAAGGGCGAGGTGGACCGTCCCGACCTGGTGATCTGGCCGGAGAACGCCTCCGACCTGGACCCCCACAAGCACCGCGCGGCCCACGACCGCATCGACGAGGCCGCCGACGCGATCGGCGCCCCCATTCTCGTCGGCGCCCTGGTCGACCATCCGACGGAGGAGGGATACGTCGAGAACCAGGGCATCGTCTGGGACCCGCGGACCGGCCCCGGAGCCTCCTACACCAAGCAGCACCCCGTGCCGTTCGGCGAGTACGTGCCCTTCCGTGATGTGCTGAGCACGGTCATCACGCGCCTCCAGCGCGTCCCCCGCGACTTCTGGCCCGGCGACCGCACCGGCGTCCTGCAGGTGGGGCCCGCCCGCCTCGGCGACGTCATCTGCTTCGAGATCGCCTACGACGAGATCGTCCGCGACACCGTCAACGACGGTGCCCGCGCCCTGGTCGTGCAGACCAACAACGCCACCTACGGCCGCACAGGCCAGCCCGAGCAGCAGCTGGCCATGTCCAAGCTGCGTGCAGTCGAACACGGCCGGGCCATCGTGACCGCCGCCACCAGCGGCATCAGCGCGATCGTCGCCCCGGACGGCACCGTCGAGCAGCGCACCGAGGAGTTCACCCAGGACGTGCTGCTGGCCGAACTCCCCCTGCGCGACGACATCACGCTCGCGGACCGTGTGGGCGCGGCACCCGAATGGGCACTCGCTATCGTGGGCCTCCTGTCCTGCGCGTGGGCGCTCGTCCTCCGCCGCCGGACACGCGGCACGGCACGCCTGGCGGAGGGACGGCAGCAGTGA
- the fxsA gene encoding FxsA family membrane protein: protein MSNGAPNPFQPPHRDGHEAPQEGTGRPGGPDGGGRTARRRSPARTLAPLIVAAWAVLEIWLLTVVADAAGGLTVLLLLAGGFVLGVLVVRRAGRRAWRQLSAAFATPGGPGEAREGAGPRGGNTFAMLGGLLLMVPGLVSDAAALLCLFPPTAKLLRRGAERRLSGLAGGDLGDAMRQARSAQEQARIHRPDGRIVQGEVLRDDDGPPAR from the coding sequence ATGAGCAACGGCGCACCGAATCCGTTTCAGCCACCGCACCGTGACGGCCACGAGGCCCCGCAGGAGGGCACGGGCCGTCCCGGCGGCCCGGACGGCGGGGGGCGGACGGCGCGGCGCCGCTCCCCGGCCCGTACCCTGGCCCCGCTGATCGTCGCGGCCTGGGCGGTGCTGGAGATCTGGCTGCTCACCGTCGTCGCCGACGCGGCCGGCGGCCTCACCGTCCTGCTGCTGCTCGCAGGCGGTTTCGTGCTCGGCGTCCTGGTGGTGCGCCGGGCCGGGCGGCGTGCCTGGCGGCAGTTGTCCGCGGCCTTCGCCACGCCCGGCGGGCCCGGGGAGGCCCGGGAGGGGGCGGGGCCCCGCGGCGGCAACACCTTCGCGATGCTTGGCGGCCTGCTGCTGATGGTGCCGGGCCTGGTCTCCGACGCCGCCGCCCTGCTGTGCCTCTTCCCGCCGACCGCGAAGCTGCTGCGCCGGGGCGCGGAGCGACGGCTGTCCGGCCTGGCCGGCGGCGATCTGGGTGATGCCATGCGGCAGGCGCGCAGCGCACAGGAACAGGCCCGCATCCACCGCCCGGACGGACGGATCGTGCAGGGCGAGGTCCTCCGCGACGACGACGGCCCCCCTGCGCGCTGA
- a CDS encoding PLP-dependent aminotransferase family protein: MAPWTSAVGAPQLARLLTSQHTGTSGRTGPVRPAYRRLCDGIRILVLEGRVPVGARLPAERELAAALKVSRTTVATAYEALRAEGYLASRRGAGSWTALPEGSPLPTGGLEPLPPEAADTMIDLGCAALPAPEPHLTAAFEYALTELPPYTHTHGDYPAGLPVLREAVARHYTARGVSTMPEQIMITTGAMGALAALTRLFTPRGERVAVEHPSYANILQLLRESGVRLVPVALSDRRPGWDLTAWRQVLRDSAPRMAYVIPDFQNPTGVLVDDEQRRDLVTAARAVGTLLVADETMAELTLDDVPGQRPVAAFDTGGSTVVTVGSVSKTIWAGLRIGWIRAAPETVRSLTAARAYADLGSPVLEQLAVAHLLDTDWEPAMRLRRDRARENRDAVTGALRQHLPDWEFALPHGGLTLWARTGGLSGSRIAEAGERLGVRVPAGTRFGVDGAFEAYVRLPFTLADPLATEAVARLAAAADLVRSGAVGGSPTPRSYVA, translated from the coding sequence ATGGCTCCCTGGACATCGGCGGTGGGTGCGCCGCAGCTCGCCCGCCTCCTCACCTCCCAGCACACCGGCACCTCGGGCCGCACCGGCCCCGTCCGGCCCGCCTACCGGCGTCTGTGCGACGGCATCCGCATCCTCGTCCTCGAAGGCCGCGTGCCCGTGGGCGCGCGTCTCCCCGCCGAACGCGAACTCGCCGCCGCGCTGAAGGTCTCGCGCACCACCGTCGCCACCGCCTACGAGGCCCTGCGCGCCGAGGGCTACCTCGCCTCCCGGCGCGGCGCCGGAAGCTGGACCGCCCTGCCCGAGGGCAGCCCGCTGCCCACCGGCGGCCTGGAACCCCTCCCGCCCGAAGCGGCCGACACCATGATCGACCTCGGCTGCGCCGCTCTCCCCGCCCCCGAACCCCACCTCACCGCCGCCTTCGAGTACGCCCTGACCGAACTCCCGCCCTACACCCACACGCACGGCGACTACCCGGCAGGCCTGCCCGTGCTCCGCGAGGCCGTCGCCCGCCACTACACCGCGCGCGGCGTCTCCACCATGCCCGAACAGATCATGATCACCACGGGGGCGATGGGCGCCCTCGCCGCCCTCACCCGCCTCTTCACCCCCCGCGGGGAACGCGTCGCGGTCGAACACCCCTCCTACGCCAACATCCTCCAGCTCCTCCGCGAATCCGGCGTACGCCTGGTGCCCGTCGCCCTGTCCGACCGCCGCCCCGGCTGGGACCTGACCGCCTGGCGCCAGGTGCTCCGCGACTCCGCACCCCGCATGGCCTACGTCATCCCCGATTTCCAGAACCCCACCGGCGTCCTCGTCGACGACGAGCAGCGCCGGGACCTGGTCACCGCCGCGCGCGCCGTCGGCACCCTCCTGGTCGCCGACGAGACCATGGCCGAACTCACCCTCGACGACGTGCCGGGGCAGCGGCCGGTCGCCGCCTTCGACACCGGCGGCTCCACCGTCGTCACCGTCGGCTCCGTCAGCAAGACCATCTGGGCCGGGCTGCGCATCGGCTGGATCCGTGCCGCGCCGGAGACCGTACGGAGCCTGACCGCCGCCCGCGCCTACGCCGACCTGGGCAGCCCGGTCCTGGAACAGCTCGCGGTCGCCCACCTGCTGGACACCGACTGGGAACCTGCGATGCGGCTGCGCCGCGACCGCGCCCGGGAGAACCGCGACGCCGTCACCGGCGCACTCCGGCAGCACCTGCCCGACTGGGAGTTCGCCCTGCCCCACGGAGGCCTGACCCTCTGGGCGCGCACCGGCGGCCTCTCCGGCTCGCGCATCGCCGAGGCCGGCGAACGCCTCGGCGTGCGCGTCCCCGCCGGCACCCGGTTCGGCGTGGACGGCGCGTTCGAGGCGTACGTACGGCTGCCGTTCACCCTCGCCGACCCGCTGGCCACCGAAGCGGTCGCCCGGCTGGCAGCCGCCGCGGACCTGGTGCGCTCCGGCGCCGTCGGCGGCAGCCCCACTCCGCGCAGCTACGTCGCCTGA
- a CDS encoding glycerophosphodiester phosphodiesterase gives MTEIRHPFLDRPPPLAFAHRGGAVEGLENTVTAFRRAVDLGYSYLETDVHATADGRLVAFHDDTLDRVTDGRGRIADLTWEQVRRVRIAGKEPVPLFSDLLETLPHARWNIDVKADAALAPLLAELETADAWDRVCVGAFDERRVARAQELAGPRLATSLGTRGVRALRLRSWGLPLPVRRGAVCVQVPVRHGRIRVVDAAFVRAAHRLGMQVHVWTVNDADTMRALLELGVDGIMTDHIELLREVLTARGAWQG, from the coding sequence GTGACCGAGATACGACACCCCTTCCTGGACCGTCCGCCGCCCCTGGCCTTCGCCCACCGCGGCGGAGCCGTCGAGGGCCTGGAGAACACCGTGACCGCGTTCCGGCGGGCGGTGGACCTGGGGTACAGCTACCTGGAGACGGACGTGCACGCGACCGCGGACGGCCGCCTCGTCGCCTTCCACGACGACACCCTGGACCGGGTCACCGACGGCCGGGGGCGGATCGCGGACCTGACGTGGGAGCAGGTACGGCGGGTGCGGATCGCCGGGAAGGAACCGGTGCCGCTCTTCTCCGACCTGCTGGAGACCTTGCCCCACGCGCGGTGGAACATCGACGTCAAGGCGGACGCCGCGCTCGCCCCGCTGCTGGCGGAGCTGGAGACGGCGGACGCCTGGGACCGGGTGTGCGTCGGCGCGTTCGACGAACGCCGGGTGGCGCGGGCGCAGGAGCTGGCGGGTCCGCGGCTGGCGACGTCGCTGGGGACGAGGGGAGTGCGGGCGCTGCGGCTGCGTTCGTGGGGACTGCCGCTTCCGGTGCGGCGCGGCGCGGTGTGCGTGCAGGTGCCTGTCCGGCACGGGCGGATCCGGGTGGTGGACGCGGCGTTCGTACGGGCGGCGCACCGGCTGGGGATGCAGGTGCACGTGTGGACCGTGAACGACGCGGACACGATGCGGGCGCTGCTGGAGCTGGGCGTGGATGGCATCATGACCGATCACATCGAACTGTTGCGTGAGGTGCTGACCGCGCGGGGGGCCTGGCAGGGCTGA